One genomic segment of Aquamicrobium lusatiense includes these proteins:
- the scpB gene encoding SMC-Scp complex subunit ScpB, translating into MTDRPQDEDRPRAAKQPPLLDTELEHLPPELRWREWMGRVEAVIFAASEPVPRDVLARVVGRECNLDLIIDDIREELRGRPYDLVRVAGGVQHRTRPAFAEAIRTASGQAAAKSARPLSQTEALVLMTIAYFQPITRAELSSFFAKEISRDLIAVLRGQDFIAYGPRSPTPGAPYTYVTTKTFLSHFGLETLRDLPDFEALEDAGLLSREKLLAGEIPISMATEGGAQDADE; encoded by the coding sequence ATGACAGATCGCCCGCAGGATGAAGACAGGCCCCGCGCAGCGAAGCAGCCGCCACTGCTGGATACCGAGCTTGAACACCTTCCGCCGGAATTGCGCTGGCGCGAGTGGATGGGGCGCGTCGAGGCGGTGATCTTCGCCGCTTCCGAGCCGGTGCCGCGCGACGTGCTGGCGCGGGTTGTCGGACGCGAGTGCAATCTCGATCTCATCATCGACGACATCCGCGAGGAACTGCGCGGCCGGCCCTACGATCTGGTCAGGGTAGCTGGTGGCGTGCAGCACCGGACCCGGCCGGCCTTCGCCGAGGCGATCCGCACCGCTTCCGGTCAGGCTGCGGCAAAGTCAGCCCGCCCCCTGTCGCAAACAGAGGCGCTGGTGCTCATGACCATCGCCTATTTCCAGCCGATCACGCGGGCCGAGCTTTCCTCCTTCTTCGCAAAGGAGATCAGCCGCGACCTGATCGCGGTTCTGCGCGGACAGGATTTCATCGCCTATGGCCCGCGCAGCCCCACACCCGGCGCGCCCTACACCTATGTGACGACGAAGACTTTCCTGTCCCACTTCGGGCTTGAGACCCTGCGGGACCTGCCCGATTTCGAAGCGCTGGAAGATGCCGGCCTGCTTTCACGCGAAAAGCTGCTAGCCGGCGAAATCCCGATCTCGATGGCGACAGAGGGCGGGGCGCAGGACGCGGACGAATAG
- a CDS encoding di-heme oxidoredictase family protein codes for MRRILDLLRRPRSGFDAPHVQPAARRFGVCAAAFSLLACLIPAAAQELPDVPAIRDDLTEKDLARVRAITAPTTDFSKPEQFELMQGGAATTRKRVNADSFSQFSANITFEEESTFKLGNAIFRKNWVSSPSSTQASDGLGPLFNARACQSCHLKDGRGHPPEGKADATSMFLRLAREAETEEEKQAVAAHQVLNFPDPVYGTQLQDLAVPGLVSEGRMRIDYEEVPVTLDDGTVVSLRKPAYSVENLGYGPLDARTTLSPRIANPMIGLGLVEQIHPADILANADPDDADGDGISGRASIVRDTLTGELTLGRFGWKAQTATIRQQSADALAGDIGISSPEVPHHWGDCTPAQKACLDMPTGVQPRLGDTEAPEPIMDLVTFYSQNLAVPARRNLDKPDVLAGKQAFYDMGCASCHTPKFVTRRDAPNKAHAFQLIWPYSDFLLHDMGEGLADGQQVGVADGYEWRTPPLWGIGLTQRVNNHTFFLHDGRARNLTEAIVWHGGEAQSARDSFAAASAEEREALIKFLESL; via the coding sequence ATGCGGCGCATCCTAGACCTTTTGCGCCGCCCGCGGTCCGGCTTCGATGCTCCGCATGTACAGCCTGCCGCACGCCGCTTCGGCGTCTGTGCGGCAGCCTTTTCGCTGTTGGCCTGTCTCATTCCCGCTGCCGCGCAGGAGCTGCCGGATGTGCCGGCTATCCGCGACGATCTGACGGAGAAGGATCTGGCGCGGGTGCGGGCGATCACTGCCCCGACCACGGACTTCAGCAAGCCCGAGCAGTTCGAGCTGATGCAGGGTGGGGCTGCGACCACCCGCAAGCGGGTCAACGCCGATTCCTTCTCGCAGTTTTCCGCCAACATCACCTTTGAGGAAGAAAGCACCTTCAAGCTCGGCAATGCCATCTTCCGCAAGAACTGGGTTTCGTCGCCCTCTTCGACGCAGGCATCGGACGGGCTGGGGCCGCTGTTCAATGCCCGCGCCTGCCAGAGCTGCCACCTGAAGGATGGGCGCGGCCATCCCCCTGAGGGCAAGGCCGACGCCACCTCCATGTTCCTGCGGCTGGCGCGCGAGGCTGAAACGGAGGAGGAGAAGCAGGCGGTCGCCGCGCATCAGGTGCTGAACTTCCCCGACCCCGTCTACGGCACGCAATTGCAGGACCTTGCCGTGCCCGGACTGGTGAGCGAAGGGCGCATGCGCATCGACTACGAGGAGGTCCCGGTCACGCTGGACGACGGCACCGTGGTTTCCCTGCGCAAGCCGGCCTATTCGGTGGAAAACCTCGGCTACGGCCCGCTTGACGCGCGCACCACGCTGTCGCCGCGCATCGCCAATCCGATGATCGGTCTGGGTCTGGTGGAGCAGATCCATCCGGCCGATATCCTTGCCAATGCCGATCCCGACGATGCCGATGGCGACGGCATTTCCGGCAGGGCCTCGATCGTGCGCGACACGCTGACCGGTGAACTGACGCTCGGCCGTTTCGGCTGGAAGGCCCAGACGGCCACCATTCGTCAGCAATCCGCCGATGCGCTGGCCGGCGACATCGGCATATCCTCTCCGGAAGTGCCGCATCACTGGGGCGATTGCACGCCGGCGCAGAAAGCCTGTCTCGACATGCCGACCGGCGTTCAGCCCCGCCTTGGCGACACGGAGGCGCCGGAGCCGATCATGGATCTGGTGACGTTCTATTCGCAGAACCTTGCCGTGCCGGCACGGCGCAATCTCGACAAGCCGGACGTTCTGGCCGGCAAGCAGGCCTTCTACGACATGGGCTGCGCCTCCTGCCACACACCCAAATTCGTCACCCGCCGCGATGCGCCCAACAAGGCGCACGCCTTCCAGCTCATCTGGCCCTATTCCGATTTCCTGCTGCACGACATGGGCGAAGGCCTTGCCGACGGCCAGCAGGTGGGCGTTGCCGACGGCTATGAATGGCGCACGCCGCCGCTGTGGGGCATCGGACTCACGCAGAGGGTCAACAACCACACATTTTTCCTGCATGATGGCCGCGCCCGCAATCTGACCGAAGCCATAGTGTGGCATGGTGGCGAGGCGCAAAGCGCGCGCGACAGTTTCGCGGCAGCCAGCGCCGAAGAACGCGAAGCCCTGATCAAATTCCTGGAGTCGCTCTAG
- a CDS encoding DUF1513 domain-containing protein — protein MRTPLIDRRDFLRAAGASFAAAMTPSAWARTMATDAVFATAFVRRNGSYGAAVLSEDGKVLHAVDLPDRGHDVTFDPVSGRAVVFARQPGTFAMVFDHKGREEPLTIPSLPDRHFFGHGVFSQDGALLYATENDFDNAEGMIGVYDACSNFRRVGEFPTYGVGPHELLLLGDGRTLAIANGGIETHPDFGRAELNIATMQPSYVLVDRISGELIEKHELPAELHKLSIRHMDRDGAGNVWFGCQYRGPVTDLPPLVGKATRDKGIQLIDMPQDVLAGLRNYVGSVAANPLAGTVAVTSPQGNTLAVIEAATSKVLSAQDLTEVCGIAPDGKGYLSTTGGGVIVGPDGATLSDPDHVWDNHMLRIEAG, from the coding sequence ATGCGCACGCCGCTGATCGACCGCCGCGACTTCCTGCGCGCCGCAGGCGCGAGCTTTGCGGCGGCCATGACCCCTTCGGCCTGGGCGCGCACCATGGCCACGGACGCCGTTTTCGCCACCGCCTTCGTGCGCCGCAACGGCAGCTACGGAGCCGCCGTGCTTTCCGAGGACGGCAAGGTGCTGCATGCGGTCGACCTGCCGGACCGCGGCCATGATGTGACCTTCGATCCGGTTTCGGGCCGGGCCGTGGTGTTCGCGCGCCAGCCCGGCACCTTCGCCATGGTTTTCGACCACAAGGGCCGCGAGGAACCGCTGACCATTCCCAGCCTTCCCGACCGACACTTCTTCGGCCATGGCGTGTTCTCGCAGGACGGCGCGCTGCTCTACGCGACCGAGAACGATTTCGACAATGCCGAGGGCATGATCGGGGTCTACGATGCCTGCTCCAACTTTCGGCGCGTGGGCGAATTTCCGACCTATGGCGTCGGCCCGCACGAGCTTCTGCTGTTGGGCGATGGGCGCACGCTGGCGATTGCCAATGGCGGCATCGAAACCCATCCCGATTTCGGCCGCGCCGAACTCAACATCGCCACCATGCAGCCTTCCTATGTGCTGGTCGACCGCATCAGCGGCGAACTGATCGAGAAGCACGAATTGCCCGCCGAGCTACACAAGCTCTCGATCCGGCATATGGACCGGGACGGCGCTGGCAATGTGTGGTTCGGCTGCCAGTATCGCGGCCCGGTGACGGACCTGCCGCCGCTGGTCGGCAAGGCCACGCGCGACAAGGGCATTCAGCTCATCGACATGCCGCAGGATGTGCTGGCCGGCCTGCGCAACTATGTCGGCTCGGTTGCCGCCAATCCGCTCGCCGGCACCGTCGCCGTGACCTCGCCGCAGGGCAACACGCTTGCCGTGATCGAGGCGGCGACCAGCAAGGTGCTGTCGGCGCAGGACCTGACCGAGGTGTGCGGCATCGCTCCCGACGGCAAGGGCTACCTGTCCACCACCGGTGGCGGCGTCATCGTCGGCCCAGATGGCGCGACGCTCAGCGACCCCGACCATGTCTGGGACAACCATATGCTGCGCATAGAGGCAGGCTGA
- a CDS encoding efflux RND transporter periplasmic adaptor subunit has protein sequence MIRSVFLRVLLASTPLLVLSACSEAEAPEPEAPPRPVIYTIVEPSPVAETGFTGTIEPRYSTALAFRVLGRLTSRPVNVGDLVQKGDTVAAIDPSALDLSVQSAKADLASAEAQFASAAASEERQSALLASRSVSQAVYDAARQARDSAAAGLEKARAGLNKAEDQRSYARLRPDFDGVVSEVHAEVGETVAAGQPVLTVARPDIREAVVDVPDRLNGLLSPGTEFEVRLQADPSVTGKGRVREVAPQADPQTRLRRVRIELQDPEPGFRLGATVRVAHRAAETAPVVLPPGALYEKDGATSVWLVDPQSLQVTRRAVAVTQRTQAGFVTDDVPVGSHVVTAGVHELVEGQKVRLAGEGKRN, from the coding sequence ATGATACGATCCGTGTTCCTGCGTGTGCTCCTTGCATCCACCCCGCTTCTGGTTCTTTCCGCCTGCAGCGAGGCTGAGGCGCCCGAACCCGAAGCTCCGCCGCGCCCCGTGATCTACACCATCGTCGAGCCCAGCCCGGTTGCGGAAACCGGCTTTACCGGCACCATCGAACCCCGTTACAGCACCGCACTCGCGTTTCGGGTGCTCGGCAGGCTCACCAGCCGCCCGGTCAATGTCGGCGACCTTGTGCAAAAGGGCGATACGGTCGCAGCCATAGATCCCTCGGCCCTTGATCTCTCAGTACAGTCTGCAAAGGCCGATCTCGCCAGCGCCGAGGCGCAGTTTGCGAGTGCGGCGGCGAGCGAGGAGCGGCAGAGCGCGCTGCTGGCTTCCAGAAGCGTATCGCAGGCGGTCTACGATGCAGCCCGTCAGGCGCGCGACAGTGCCGCCGCAGGGCTTGAAAAAGCGCGTGCGGGATTGAACAAGGCCGAGGACCAGCGCAGCTATGCCCGGCTTCGCCCGGATTTTGATGGCGTCGTGTCCGAAGTTCATGCCGAGGTGGGCGAGACGGTGGCGGCCGGACAGCCCGTGCTGACGGTGGCGCGTCCGGACATCCGCGAAGCCGTGGTCGACGTGCCTGACCGTCTGAACGGCCTGCTCAGTCCAGGCACCGAATTCGAGGTGCGGCTGCAGGCCGATCCTTCCGTCACCGGCAAGGGCAGGGTTCGCGAAGTGGCGCCGCAGGCCGATCCGCAGACGCGTCTCCGTCGTGTACGGATCGAGCTTCAGGACCCCGAGCCGGGCTTCCGGCTGGGCGCCACCGTGCGCGTGGCGCACCGGGCCGCGGAAACCGCGCCCGTCGTGCTTCCGCCCGGCGCTCTCTACGAAAAGGACGGCGCAACGTCCGTATGGCTGGTTGATCCGCAAAGCCTTCAGGTGACGCGTCGTGCGGTCGCTGTCACTCAGCGCACGCAGGCAGGCTTCGTGACGGATGACGTGCCGGTGGGCAGCCATGTGGTGACAGCGGGCGTTCATGAACTTGTCGAGGGCCAGAAAGTCCGGCTCGCGGGAGAAGGAAAGCGCAATTGA
- a CDS encoding efflux RND transporter periplasmic adaptor subunit: protein MTVQTVGYASYSQPLEISGDIHARLNVDLSFRVSGQIVERTADVGTHVKPGDVLAKLDDAEQQTNLRAAQASRDAAQALLVEAEATYQRQRQLLDQGFTTRSRFDQVEQQWLTAKNTLTSAESALENARDELSYTELRAPSAGIITARNVEVGQVVQAAQAAFSLAEDGGRDVVLDVQETLVNHGPPGTPVTLKLLSDPSVEASGRVREVSPVVDARTGTVRVKVEIIDPPPQMALGAVATAAVHLPVNDVVVLPWSSLTSDRGHPAVWRVAPDSKTVSLAPVEVLAYERERLILRSGLDEGATIVVKGGHMLHEGQVVDILNEQPAGGEGK, encoded by the coding sequence GTGACGGTGCAGACTGTCGGCTATGCGAGCTACAGCCAGCCTCTGGAAATTTCGGGCGACATCCATGCCCGCCTCAATGTCGATCTTTCATTTCGGGTCAGCGGCCAGATCGTGGAGCGCACCGCCGATGTCGGCACCCATGTGAAACCGGGTGATGTTCTGGCGAAGCTCGACGATGCCGAGCAGCAAACCAACCTGCGCGCCGCGCAGGCATCGCGCGATGCGGCGCAGGCTCTGCTGGTCGAGGCTGAGGCCACCTATCAGCGCCAGCGGCAGTTGCTGGATCAGGGCTTTACCACCAGAAGCCGTTTCGATCAGGTCGAGCAGCAATGGCTGACCGCGAAAAATACGCTGACCAGTGCCGAAAGCGCGCTGGAGAATGCCCGCGACGAGCTTTCCTATACCGAATTGCGCGCGCCCTCGGCCGGCATCATCACGGCACGCAATGTCGAGGTGGGGCAGGTGGTGCAGGCAGCGCAGGCCGCCTTCTCGCTGGCCGAGGACGGGGGCCGCGACGTGGTGCTCGATGTGCAGGAAACGCTCGTCAATCACGGCCCGCCCGGAACGCCGGTCACGCTCAAGCTCCTGTCTGATCCGTCGGTCGAGGCGAGCGGCCGTGTCCGGGAGGTTTCGCCGGTGGTCGATGCGCGCACCGGCACCGTGCGGGTCAAGGTGGAAATCATCGATCCGCCGCCGCAGATGGCGCTTGGCGCGGTGGCCACGGCTGCCGTGCATCTGCCGGTGAACGATGTGGTGGTGCTGCCGTGGAGTTCGCTGACTTCCGATCGCGGCCACCCGGCAGTGTGGCGGGTGGCCCCCGATAGCAAAACCGTGTCGCTCGCGCCGGTCGAAGTGCTGGCCTATGAGCGCGAGCGCCTGATCCTTCGCTCGGGGCTGGATGAGGGCGCGACAATTGTGGTGAAAGGCGGCCACATGCTTCATGAGGGACAGGTCGTCGACATACTGAACGAGCAGCCCGCCGGCGGTGAGGGGAAGTGA
- a CDS encoding DUF1403 family protein yields the protein MARRSDSPPVVPDVIPRLPGWVTARADPADPVGAAFSAGAALHALDSLVRSEPVWAGAWRHRLALDCAAEACRMAGRTETQAALRDAWYLCPANGDPGPAGNLFAAWRRLAGQRPQAEAEGLATLAELMGLPGDMDWQAIAGMVDTAATSGRPAPLAAAAATAAIMALEPRTELLCWWLVDLVLARCLGWQRAVPLAMTMAFTPIFRVEGGRSKRIRPGDPQFGQVLCVALVEAVASALREAATLSRRAAHLLEVAPKLRAKGASDVLDILLGDDALPGTFASRRLSRFASRRLFARLEQFEAVRELSGRASFRIYGL from the coding sequence ATGGCCAGACGTTCCGATTCGCCTCCTGTCGTTCCTGACGTGATCCCGCGCCTGCCGGGCTGGGTAACGGCGCGCGCCGACCCTGCCGATCCCGTCGGCGCGGCCTTCTCAGCCGGTGCCGCCCTTCATGCGCTCGACAGCCTCGTGCGCTCGGAACCGGTCTGGGCAGGCGCATGGCGGCACCGGCTGGCGCTCGACTGTGCCGCCGAGGCGTGCCGCATGGCGGGACGCACGGAGACGCAGGCCGCGCTTCGCGATGCCTGGTATCTGTGCCCGGCAAACGGCGACCCCGGGCCGGCCGGAAATCTTTTCGCGGCGTGGCGACGGCTGGCCGGGCAGCGGCCACAGGCCGAGGCGGAAGGGCTGGCGACACTGGCCGAGCTGATGGGGCTGCCGGGTGACATGGACTGGCAGGCAATCGCCGGCATGGTCGATACGGCCGCGACATCCGGCCGGCCGGCACCGCTGGCGGCAGCGGCTGCAACCGCCGCGATCATGGCGCTCGAACCCCGCACTGAGCTTCTGTGCTGGTGGCTCGTCGATCTGGTGCTGGCCCGCTGCCTTGGCTGGCAGCGGGCAGTGCCGCTTGCCATGACAATGGCCTTCACGCCCATCTTCCGTGTCGAAGGCGGACGTTCAAAGCGAATCAGGCCGGGCGATCCGCAATTCGGACAGGTTCTGTGCGTGGCGCTGGTCGAGGCGGTTGCCTCAGCCCTGCGCGAGGCCGCCACGCTATCGCGCCGCGCCGCGCACCTGCTTGAAGTCGCGCCGAAGCTGAGGGCCAAGGGCGCTTCCGACGTGCTGGACATCCTGCTCGGGGACGACGCGCTGCCTGGCACCTTTGCTTCGCGCCGGCTGTCGCGCTTTGCCTCCCGGCGCCTTTTCGCGCGGCTGGAGCAGTTCGAGGCGGTGCGGGAGCTGAGCGGGCGGGCTTCGTTCAGGATTTACGGGCTGTGA
- a CDS encoding efflux RND transporter permease subunit, translating into MAVFLIAGVASYVKLGREEDPNFTIKTMVVQANWPGASVEETLNQITDRIEKKLEELDGLDFTRSVTTAGQSVVFVNLKSTVKARDVEPSWVRVRNMLEDIRSSLPEGVYGPYFNDRFGDVFGNIYAFTSDGLSMRQLRDYVEDVRSRILTIENAGKVELIGAQDEAIYLEFSTRQIAALGLDQQAILDSLQAQNAITPSGVVQAGPERISVQVSGQFNSEEDLRAVNLRVNDRFFRLSDVATITRGYVDPPKSLFRVNGENAIGLAIGMKPNGNLLEFGQALEELMQKTMSDLPVGIGVSKVADQPEVVDHAVSGFTKALFEAVVIVLAVSFVSLGVRAGLVVSLSIPLVLAITFLTMSYMDISLQRVSLGALIIALGLLVDDAMIAVEMMVARLEKGDPLNKAATYVYSHTAFPMLTGTLVTIAGFIPIGLNSSQAGEYTYTLFIVIGVSLLVSWIVAVLFAPLLGVTLLPATMKHKTAEEPGPVMRVFGRALLAAMRFRWLTIVITVVLFAVALFGMTFVERQFFPESDRPELVIDWRLPENSSIADTSAQMVRFEETVLKDNPDIDHWSSYIGQGAVRFVLAFDVQLSNPYYGQMVIVAKDIEARDRLRQQFNDVLRREFVGTDAFVKYLELGPPVGRPIQYRVSGPDIQTVRGYAQQLSAILDTDDRMGVAAYDWNEPGRVVRVDVLQDKARKLGISSKDIATTLNGVVGGITITQVRDATYLVDVVVRAREAERNSIETLQNLQIATGTGSSVPLAAIADFRYELEQPVVWRRGRIPTITVSAGIVDKTMPDTIVSDIAPKIDAFASGLPAGYKVETAGTVEESAKSQGPIVAVVPLMLFVMATILMLQLQSFQSLFLVVAVAPLGIIGVSVAMLLSDKPLGFVAILGVLALIGILIRNSVILIVQVEDHIREGQHPWDAVVDASTHRMRPIALTAAAASLALIPISREVFWGPMAFAMMGGIIAGTAITLLFLPALYVAWHRVKEPAAEPVEEV; encoded by the coding sequence ATGGCCGTGTTCCTGATTGCGGGTGTGGCTTCCTATGTGAAGCTTGGCCGCGAGGAAGACCCGAACTTCACCATCAAGACCATGGTGGTGCAGGCCAACTGGCCGGGCGCGTCCGTCGAAGAGACCCTCAACCAGATCACCGACCGCATCGAGAAGAAGCTGGAAGAGCTGGACGGGCTGGATTTCACCCGCTCGGTGACCACGGCCGGCCAGTCGGTCGTGTTCGTCAATCTGAAGTCCACGGTGAAGGCAAGGGACGTGGAGCCGAGCTGGGTGCGTGTGCGCAACATGCTCGAGGATATCCGCTCGTCGCTGCCGGAAGGCGTCTACGGGCCTTATTTCAATGACCGCTTCGGCGACGTGTTCGGCAACATCTACGCCTTCACCTCCGATGGCCTGTCGATGCGCCAGTTGCGCGATTATGTCGAGGATGTGCGCTCGCGCATCCTCACGATAGAGAACGCCGGCAAGGTCGAGCTGATCGGCGCGCAGGACGAGGCGATCTATCTGGAATTCTCGACCCGGCAGATCGCAGCCCTCGGTCTCGACCAGCAGGCCATACTGGACAGCCTGCAGGCGCAGAACGCCATCACGCCCTCGGGCGTTGTGCAGGCGGGGCCCGAGCGCATCAGCGTGCAGGTCAGCGGCCAGTTCAATTCGGAGGAGGATCTGCGCGCGGTGAACCTGCGCGTCAACGACCGTTTCTTCCGCCTTTCGGACGTGGCCACCATCACCCGCGGCTATGTCGACCCACCGAAATCCCTGTTCCGGGTCAATGGCGAGAACGCCATCGGGCTGGCCATCGGCATGAAGCCGAACGGCAATCTGCTGGAGTTCGGACAGGCTCTGGAAGAGCTGATGCAGAAGACGATGAGCGACCTTCCGGTCGGCATCGGCGTCTCCAAGGTGGCGGACCAGCCGGAGGTGGTCGATCACGCGGTTTCGGGTTTCACAAAGGCGCTGTTCGAGGCGGTCGTCATCGTGCTGGCGGTCAGCTTCGTCAGCCTTGGCGTGCGCGCCGGTCTGGTCGTGTCGCTGTCCATTCCGCTGGTGCTGGCCATCACATTTCTGACCATGTCCTACATGGACATCTCCTTGCAGCGCGTGTCGCTGGGCGCGCTCATCATCGCGCTCGGCCTTCTGGTCGACGATGCGATGATCGCGGTGGAGATGATGGTGGCGCGGCTGGAAAAGGGCGACCCGCTCAACAAGGCGGCGACCTATGTCTATTCCCACACCGCCTTTCCGATGCTGACGGGGACGCTGGTGACGATTGCCGGCTTCATCCCCATAGGGCTCAATTCCAGCCAGGCCGGCGAATACACCTACACGCTGTTCATCGTCATCGGTGTGTCGCTGCTGGTGTCGTGGATCGTGGCGGTGCTGTTCGCGCCCCTGCTTGGCGTGACGCTGCTGCCCGCGACCATGAAGCACAAGACGGCAGAGGAGCCGGGGCCGGTGATGCGCGTCTTTGGCCGCGCCCTGCTTGCCGCCATGCGGTTCCGCTGGCTGACGATCGTCATCACGGTCGTGCTGTTTGCAGTGGCGCTCTTCGGCATGACCTTCGTCGAGCGGCAGTTCTTCCCCGAATCGGACAGGCCCGAACTGGTGATCGACTGGCGCCTGCCCGAAAACAGCTCCATCGCCGACACGAGCGCGCAGATGGTGCGGTTCGAGGAGACGGTGCTGAAGGACAATCCCGACATCGATCACTGGAGCAGCTATATCGGGCAGGGCGCGGTACGCTTCGTGCTGGCCTTCGACGTACAGCTTTCTAATCCCTATTACGGGCAGATGGTAATCGTCGCCAAAGACATAGAGGCTCGCGACCGGTTGCGCCAGCAGTTCAACGACGTGCTGCGGCGGGAATTCGTCGGCACCGATGCCTTCGTCAAATATCTGGAGCTCGGGCCGCCCGTCGGCCGTCCGATCCAGTATCGCGTCTCGGGTCCGGATATCCAGACGGTGCGAGGTTACGCCCAGCAGCTCTCCGCCATTCTCGACACCGACGACCGGATGGGCGTTGCCGCCTATGACTGGAACGAGCCCGGCCGCGTGGTGCGCGTCGACGTGCTGCAGGACAAGGCCCGCAAGCTCGGCATTTCGTCGAAGGACATCGCCACCACCCTCAACGGCGTGGTCGGCGGCATCACCATCACGCAGGTGCGCGACGCCACCTATCTGGTCGATGTGGTGGTGCGCGCGCGCGAAGCAGAGCGCAACTCCATCGAGACGCTGCAAAATCTCCAGATCGCCACCGGCACGGGCTCTTCCGTGCCGCTCGCCGCCATCGCCGACTTCCGCTACGAGCTGGAGCAGCCGGTGGTGTGGCGGCGCGGGCGCATTCCCACCATCACGGTTTCCGCCGGCATCGTCGACAAGACCATGCCCGATACCATCGTCAGCGACATCGCGCCGAAGATCGATGCCTTCGCGTCGGGACTGCCGGCCGGATACAAGGTCGAGACAGCGGGAACGGTGGAGGAAAGCGCCAAGAGCCAGGGGCCGATCGTGGCCGTGGTGCCGCTGATGCTGTTCGTGATGGCCACCATCCTGATGCTGCAGCTGCAGAGCTTCCAGAGCCTGTTCCTCGTGGTGGCGGTGGCGCCGCTCGGCATCATCGGCGTATCGGTCGCCATGCTGCTCAGCGACAAGCCGCTCGGCTTCGTCGCCATTCTGGGCGTTCTGGCGCTGATCGGCATCCTGATCCGCAACTCGGTCATCCTCATCGTGCAGGTCGAGGATCATATCCGCGAGGGCCAGCATCCTTGGGATGCTGTGGTGGACGCTTCCACCCACCGCATGCGGCCGATCGCGCTCACCGCGGCCGCCGCCAGTCTGGCGCTGATCCCGATCTCGCGCGAGGTGTTCTGGGGACCAATGGCCTTCGCCATGATGGGCGGCATCATTGCCGGAACCGCGATCACGCTTTTGTTCCTGCCGGCACTCTATGTGGCGTGGCATCGGGTGAAGGAGCCTGCGGCGGAACCGGTCGAAGAAGTCTGA
- a CDS encoding imelysin family protein yields the protein MKALAVAFTFSLFLPAAAQAAMPASDVIGQAIDGFIRPAYGDLAERTAALEKSVATLCATPSQASLDAARDGFTQAAQGWAKVELIMFGPIREGNRLERMLFWPDRKSIGLKQVQAALAAGDPDATEAEKIARKSVAMQGFGALEYVLYGTDAEELATADGAYRCAFGAAVAGNIAAISADVRDDWNKPDGFAAIWASPGPDNLTYRNGSEAVTELMGVFINGLEMVRDVRLRGFLGLRPEKDKPKQALYWRSQGTTASLAANLEGLGGLFRASHLADALSPDARWIAESIEIQFANGAEAARSVSGPIEEALDDPARREKLDYLSTVTSSLSNLFGVRLSGEFGLTAGFSSLDGD from the coding sequence ATGAAAGCACTGGCGGTCGCATTCACCTTCTCCCTTTTCCTCCCGGCCGCTGCTCAGGCGGCGATGCCGGCCTCCGATGTGATCGGTCAGGCGATCGACGGCTTCATCCGCCCGGCCTATGGCGATCTCGCCGAACGCACCGCCGCGCTTGAAAAATCGGTCGCAACCCTGTGCGCCACGCCATCGCAAGCCTCGCTTGACGCTGCCCGCGACGGGTTTACGCAAGCAGCGCAAGGTTGGGCGAAGGTGGAACTGATCATGTTCGGCCCGATCCGCGAGGGCAACCGGCTGGAGAGGATGCTGTTCTGGCCCGACCGCAAGAGCATCGGCCTCAAGCAGGTTCAGGCAGCGCTCGCGGCCGGGGACCCGGACGCCACGGAGGCGGAGAAGATCGCTCGAAAGAGCGTTGCCATGCAGGGCTTCGGCGCGCTGGAATATGTGCTGTACGGCACCGACGCCGAAGAGCTTGCGACGGCGGATGGAGCCTATCGCTGCGCCTTCGGTGCGGCCGTGGCCGGCAACATAGCCGCCATCAGCGCCGATGTGCGCGACGACTGGAACAAGCCGGACGGCTTTGCCGCGATATGGGCCAGCCCCGGCCCGGACAACCTCACCTACCGCAACGGCTCCGAGGCCGTGACCGAGCTTATGGGGGTGTTCATCAACGGGCTGGAAATGGTGCGCGACGTGCGGCTCAGGGGCTTTCTCGGCCTGCGTCCGGAGAAGGACAAGCCGAAGCAGGCGCTTTACTGGCGCTCGCAGGGCACCACCGCTTCACTCGCCGCCAATCTCGAAGGGCTGGGCGGCCTGTTCCGGGCCTCGCATCTGGCCGATGCGCTGTCACCCGACGCCCGATGGATCGCCGAATCCATCGAAATCCAGTTCGCCAACGGCGCGGAAGCGGCCCGCTCGGTGAGCGGACCGATCGAAGAGGCGCTTGATGATCCCGCCCGGCGCGAAAAGCTCGATTATCTCAGCACCGTCACGTCCAGCCTCTCCAACCTGTTCGGTGTGCGGCTGAGCGGCGAGTTCGGGCTGACCGCCGGCTTCTCCTCTCTCGACGGAGACTGA